In Helicobacter bilis, a genomic segment contains:
- a CDS encoding lipase family protein, with translation MNNKILINKMRDNAELAQAAYGYFHFIGKEFEGEDIKNTNRKNNPTITFYDILDMTYRNHRVQDTGLIFNDKLKGNFTPTQTKRFFERYDLVEHCPNTDSGFSATLFQNKETKEYTLAIRGTEPSDTGDLKTDARMALGYIPQGQYNDMLSFYNQCKAKYPAMTESKSLNIVGHSLGGALAQMLALSICDDSNEANINEVYTFNSHLESKKAV, from the coding sequence ATGAATAATAAGATATTAATCAACAAGATGAGGGATAACGCTGAATTAGCCCAAGCTGCCTATGGATATTTTCATTTTATAGGAAAAGAGTTTGAAGGCGAAGATATTAAAAACACAAATCGAAAAAATAATCCAACTATAACTTTCTATGACATCTTAGATATGACTTATCGGAATCATAGAGTTCAAGATACAGGTTTGATATTTAATGATAAACTCAAAGGAAACTTCACTCCAACTCAAACTAAAAGATTTTTTGAACGCTACGATCTTGTAGAACATTGCCCTAATACAGATTCAGGTTTTTCTGCGACCTTGTTTCAAAATAAGGAAACTAAGGAATACACTTTAGCCATTCGTGGCACAGAGCCAAGTGATACAGGAGATTTAAAAACAGATGCAAGAATGGCTCTAGGATACATTCCACAAGGACAATATAATGATATGCTAAGTTTCTACAATCAATGCAAAGCAAAATATCCTGCTATGACAGAATCTAAAAGTTTAAATATAGTAGGACATTCACTAGGTGGAGCATTAGCTCAAATGCTTGCTTTAAGTATATGTGATGATAGCAATGAAGCAAATATTAATGAAGTTTATACTTTTAATTCTCATTTAGAATCTAAAAAGGCAGTCTAA
- a CDS encoding FHA domain-containing protein, translating to MQKIAITAQHINDLSTTPLYCVIDENGGTIGSDSGNNLCLQDQQIKSQHVHIQYEEGFFTITSIADSDIFYNNSFSKLLAGYETTIEFGDTFRIGNYQCSIIDPKDLNEEILNTKNIIKEVAAYDKLDTLQIRPRGQVDGMNIHEVPIENILHENEMLDDIINIPTHAFGNMKENQHTSKEIAFMQDSIKAKQKNNKLDIANNDIATHNQSITKETIIENNQPLNKQTILTFLDNALKNLFIDAKIPLHTNVHLTMQDIQDILQDTPLIDSPLLINTLVLGIIFKELHTPLFEVLDNDILEVTLSYAIQEQRQGDEKTLQCLLIQALHSYLNKQS from the coding sequence ATGCAAAAGATTGCTATTACTGCACAACATATAAATGATTTATCCACAACACCACTATATTGTGTTATTGATGAAAATGGTGGCACAATAGGGAGTGATTCGGGCAATAATCTTTGTTTGCAAGACCAACAAATAAAATCACAACATGTTCATATTCAATATGAAGAGGGTTTTTTTACAATTACAAGTATTGCAGATTCAGATATTTTTTATAACAATTCATTCTCCAAACTTCTTGCGGGTTATGAAACAACTATTGAATTTGGTGATACATTTAGGATCGGCAATTATCAATGTAGCATTATAGATCCAAAAGATTTAAACGAAGAGATTCTAAATACAAAAAACATTATCAAAGAAGTTGCTGCCTATGACAAACTCGATACATTGCAAATAAGACCTAGGGGACAAGTAGATGGAATGAATATCCATGAAGTACCAATTGAAAATATCTTGCATGAAAATGAGATGCTAGATGATATTATAAATATTCCAACTCATGCTTTTGGTAATATGAAAGAAAACCAGCATACTAGCAAAGAAATAGCCTTTATGCAAGATAGCATAAAAGCTAAACAAAAAAATAATAAATTAGACATAGCAAATAATGATATAGCCACACATAATCAATCCATCACCAAAGAGACAATCATTGAAAATAACCAGCCGCTTAACAAACAAACTATTTTAACTTTCTTAGACAATGCTCTTAAAAATTTATTTATTGATGCAAAAATCCCCTTACATACAAATGTACATTTAACTATGCAGGATATACAAGATATTTTACAAGATACCCCACTTATAGATTCCCCATTACTCATTAATACGCTTGTGTTAGGCATTATTTTTAAAGAATTGCATACTCCATTATTTGAAGTTTTAGATAATGATATATTGGAAGTAACACTAAGCTATGCTATACAGGAACAAAGACAAGGAGATGAAAAAACTTTGCAATGTCTTTTAATACAAGCCCTGCATTCTTATTTAAACAAACAGAGTTAA
- a CDS encoding T6SS effector amidase Tae4 family protein yields MRISYALNYSTHPIKNMKKQVVGRGYKGKDNHTYYLGVFDIIELLKLNWKALSWTKSTYNQVKDKIQCGCSEDFYHNMTSKAENQKFFKELQSIKRKGIVAMIGTDGLRHTTLWNESNFVDVEFNYYNFLDGTNYIIKELYFWDLL; encoded by the coding sequence TTGCGTATTAGCTATGCCTTGAATTATAGCACCCACCCTATTAAAAATATGAAAAAGCAAGTTGTAGGCAGAGGCTACAAAGGTAAAGATAACCACACTTACTATTTGGGTGTATTTGACATTATCGAACTTCTAAAATTAAATTGGAAAGCGTTATCTTGGACTAAATCCACTTATAATCAAGTAAAAGACAAGATTCAATGTGGTTGCTCTGAGGATTTTTACCACAATATGACCTCAAAAGCTGAAAATCAAAAGTTTTTTAAAGAATTGCAATCCATTAAAAGAAAAGGCATTGTAGCAATGATTGGCACAGATGGGCTAAGACACACAACACTATGGAATGAAAGTAATTTTGTCGATGTAGAATTTAATTATTATAATTTCTTAGATGGAACAAATTACATTATCAAAGAATTATATTTTTGGGATTTGTTATGA
- a CDS encoding lipase family protein, giving the protein MAKNIQTHNAKAELVKKFLDYANIADSSYALLHYIKQNAKDEKEVKADSLTFGDKLEHDIEVLGLDNKPTIKPKGTNTAYACAIEARFNADKVIRQEKDRCIPAINTCFGKKDITLHNDITKVGLHDTLSKRTIAFTNRFRILAHQENTSSGFSATLFEDTEDNNQKIFAIRGTEFPSGFFDDVLDSDANLVLSSLPSNQYIDMLKFYCACIDEKHVTESTPLIIVGHSLGGCLAQLFTLSLATAENANNVKEVYTFNSPGAKNLRIDNDKLGKVYKIVSAILTAKDKEMALFKKIRGYEYGEKSGFLRDTTLIGYDNGLLNEIHKYFTNNENLKEHSILVRTFSMPNMSYMGNGVAISSVTYTYKIFSVNEIFIKCLNTLKANNLLKQPLACQDSIHHIESDDDSNPDNNQWQDELIQNLGTDIDGKHYYINLGAFSGSHFILPTIHSLQKALMHMNSGNVDNLLEYNKIKDLKDESMFLRMNRNRKDEQISQMQANVFNSLQNLRY; this is encoded by the coding sequence ATGGCTAAAAATATACAAACTCATAATGCTAAAGCAGAGTTAGTTAAGAAATTCTTAGATTATGCAAACATAGCTGATTCTTCCTATGCTTTATTGCACTACATTAAACAAAATGCAAAAGATGAAAAAGAGGTGAAAGCTGATAGTCTAACTTTCGGGGATAAATTAGAACACGATATTGAAGTGTTGGGTTTAGATAATAAGCCAACAATCAAACCCAAAGGCACAAACACAGCTTATGCCTGTGCTATCGAAGCACGATTTAATGCAGATAAAGTCATAAGACAAGAGAAAGATCGGTGCATTCCAGCTATAAATACTTGCTTTGGTAAAAAAGATATAACTTTGCATAATGATATTACTAAAGTAGGCTTACATGATACATTAAGCAAAAGAACCATAGCTTTTACTAATCGCTTTAGAATCTTAGCTCACCAAGAAAACACTTCAAGTGGCTTTTCTGCTACACTCTTTGAAGATACAGAGGATAATAATCAAAAGATATTTGCCATAAGAGGCACAGAGTTTCCCTCTGGATTCTTTGATGATGTGCTAGATTCTGATGCTAATCTAGTCCTTAGCTCACTCCCAAGTAATCAATACATAGATATGCTAAAGTTTTATTGTGCTTGTATAGACGAAAAGCATGTTACAGAATCTACTCCCTTAATCATCGTAGGGCATTCACTAGGTGGATGTCTAGCTCAACTCTTTACATTATCCCTTGCTACTGCAGAAAATGCAAACAATGTCAAAGAAGTCTATACATTTAATTCTCCGGGCGCTAAGAATCTAAGGATTGATAATGATAAATTAGGCAAGGTTTATAAAATAGTTTCTGCAATCCTTACTGCTAAGGATAAAGAAATGGCATTGTTTAAAAAGATACGAGGATATGAGTATGGAGAGAAAAGTGGTTTTTTAAGAGATACCACACTCATTGGATATGATAATGGTTTGCTTAATGAAATCCACAAATATTTTACTAATAACGAAAATCTTAAAGAGCATTCTATTCTTGTAAGGACATTCTCCATGCCAAACATGAGCTACATGGGAAATGGTGTCGCAATATCTAGTGTTACATATACCTATAAAATCTTTAGTGTTAATGAGATTTTTATCAAATGTCTAAATACCTTAAAAGCCAATAATCTCTTAAAACAGCCTTTAGCTTGTCAAGATTCTATCCACCACATAGAATCTGATGATGATTCTAATCCAGATAATAATCAATGGCAAGATGAGCTTATACAAAATCTAGGCACAGATATAGATGGGAAGCATTACTATATCAATCTGGGGGCTTTTAGTGGCTCCCACTTTATACTGCCAACCATTCACTCTTTACAAAAAGCCTTAATGCATATGAATAGCGGCAATGTAGATAATCTTTTAGAATACAACAAAATCAAAGATTTAAAAGATGAGAGTATGTTTTTAAGAATGAATCGAAATAGAAAAGATGAGCAAATATCTCAAATGCAAGCTAATGTCTTCAATAGTCTTCAGAATCTTCGCTATTAA
- a CDS encoding T6SS effector amidase Tae4 family protein, with product MYSKNDNIAFRQELQNFKKNGIVVMRIKGFVDAGGHTTLWNGEEFADGTNYLNDEEASIFVRELCFWELL from the coding sequence ATGTATTCAAAAAATGATAATATAGCATTTAGACAAGAGTTGCAAAACTTTAAGAAAAATGGTATTGTAGTAATGAGAATTAAAGGCTTTGTAGATGCAGGTGGACATACAACTTTATGGAATGGGGAAGAGTTTGCAGATGGAACAAATTATTTAAACGACGAGGAAGCATCTATATTTGTCCGTGAACTCTGTTTTTGGGAATTATTATAG
- a CDS encoding T6SS effector amidase Tae4 family protein, which yields MLGANVWRVKCGNKEITIKIQRPDFASVESAYREITREGADEFIKNYKLTQPQTQDELNQLSYIMAEARYKKISQVLLNFYNDKRKERYNTCATRVSYAINNSTVPLHMVANKKDLPVGLWGIGGKYYYISVDGIINALSIAWHKPKKLDDKIKQSILCGYSEDFYKEMTSKYQNATFFNELVSFNKKGIVAMRMQHNRLRHTTLWNGSNFVDVEMNKEVEIHIFGYDYLNDSNKSYPHITQFYFWELK from the coding sequence ATGTTAGGCGCAAATGTGTGGAGAGTCAAATGTGGCAACAAGGAGATAACAATTAAGATTCAAAGACCAGATTTTGCGAGTGTAGAAAGTGCGTATAGGGAGATAACAAGAGAGGGTGCCGATGAGTTTATAAAAAACTATAAATTGACACAACCACAAACACAAGATGAACTTAATCAACTCTCTTATATTATGGCAGAAGCAAGATATAAAAAAATCAGTCAAGTTTTATTAAATTTTTATAATGATAAAAGGAAAGAAAGATATAATACATGTGCAACACGAGTAAGTTATGCCATCAATAACAGCACAGTGCCACTACATATGGTAGCCAATAAAAAAGACTTACCTGTTGGACTTTGGGGTATTGGTGGTAAATATTACTATATATCCGTTGATGGTATTATTAATGCCCTAAGTATTGCTTGGCATAAGCCCAAAAAGCTTGATGATAAGATCAAGCAATCCATATTGTGTGGCTACTCGGAAGATTTTTACAAAGAAATGACAAGCAAATATCAAAATGCCACTTTTTTCAACGAATTGGTGTCTTTCAATAAAAAGGGTATAGTTGCTATGAGAATGCAGCACAATAGACTGAGACATACGACTCTATGGAATGGAAGTAATTTTGTGGATGTAGAAATGAATAAAGAAGTTGAGATACATATTTTTGGTTATGATTATCTCAATGACTCAAACAAATCTTATCCACATATAACACAATTTTATTTTTGGGAGTTGAAATGA
- a CDS encoding type VI secretion system amidase effector protein Tae4, with protein sequence MAVEWKATCGTVSASIKCKRPNFDDVKKAYDTINMANPNDMNLQETFRQAIIDNGVWRGISSKAAEQKAQEILTQIQNDSYDDSVWQRYALVGGTPLSEYINHKNFFGRSPDYADYSNTCALQVSYALNYGGMPLHTEIKPKEYKSMYGKGKQYLYILGADYMGRFLNDKWGKAEISITATDEGKYAVLEQIKNKKGIVVMKGFYSHTTLWNESNFVDVVNGVANNYYLTNIGTAKLEFWELI encoded by the coding sequence ATGGCAGTTGAATGGAAAGCGACTTGTGGCACTGTAAGTGCAAGTATAAAGTGTAAAAGACCAAATTTTGATGATGTGAAAAAAGCATACGACACAATCAATATGGCAAATCCGAATGATATGAATCTACAAGAAACCTTTAGACAAGCTATCATAGATAATGGCGTATGGCGTGGTATATCATCTAAAGCAGCAGAGCAGAAAGCCCAAGAGATACTCACACAAATTCAAAATGATAGCTATGATGATTCTGTATGGCAGAGATATGCCCTAGTGGGTGGCACACCTTTGAGCGAATACATTAATCATAAAAATTTCTTTGGCAGAAGTCCTGATTATGCAGATTATAGCAATACTTGTGCTTTGCAAGTGAGCTATGCACTAAATTATGGGGGTATGCCACTACATACTGAAATCAAGCCAAAAGAATATAAATCTATGTATGGTAAAGGCAAGCAATATCTTTATATCTTAGGTGCAGATTATATGGGGAGATTCTTAAATGATAAATGGGGTAAGGCAGAGATATCTATAACAGCAACAGATGAAGGTAAATATGCGGTATTAGAGCAAATTAAAAATAAGAAGGGCATTGTGGTAATGAAAGGATTTTATTCGCACACAACTTTATGGAATGAAAGTAATTTTGTTGATGTAGTAAATGGTGTGGCTAATAATTATTATTTAACTAATATAGGGACAGCTAAACTTGAATTTTGGGAGCTTATATAA
- a CDS encoding type VI secretion system amidase effector protein Tae4: MERLQDITLRATVQAQKRYEKVGGQALREFNRDSESYINTCAFKLSYALNYGGMPLNKYISRQQITSRPIAFQNALILGDKANNNYFMRVKEIRQFLQLKSVWGNADEPYNPKIMKTKQENIDFYNNEFSKFDKSGVVAMIISGWSDAGGHITLWDGANELNKVFLDYDENLYNNYLLYGNAIVTELYFWELK, from the coding sequence ATGGAAAGATTGCAAGATATTACGTTAAGGGCTACCGTCCAAGCACAAAAGCGGTATGAGAAAGTAGGAGGACAAGCCTTGCGTGAATTTAATAGAGATTCTGAATCTTATATAAATACTTGTGCTTTTAAATTAAGCTATGCACTTAACTATGGTGGAATGCCACTTAATAAATATATATCAAGACAACAAATAACAAGCAGACCGATTGCTTTTCAAAACGCTTTAATTCTTGGGGATAAGGCCAATAATAATTACTTTATGAGAGTAAAAGAAATACGACAATTCCTTCAGTTAAAAAGTGTTTGGGGTAACGCAGATGAACCATATAATCCTAAAATTATGAAAACCAAGCAGGAAAACATCGATTTTTACAACAACGAATTTTCAAAGTTTGATAAAAGTGGAGTAGTAGCAATGATAATTAGTGGGTGGAGTGATGCTGGAGGGCATATCACGCTTTGGGATGGAGCAAATGAACTGAATAAAGTATTCTTGGATTATGATGAAAATTTATACAATAATTATTTATTATACGGAAATGCTATTGTAACAGAGCTTTATTTTTGGGAACTAAAATAA
- a CDS encoding alpha/beta fold hydrolase has product MNNKQQINRLRDNAELAWAAYGYFHFANPNYDFNKDEIDKERLKHFRDIKRDELIKQNPNTTDQELQNTYPTHSDILNIEHKYFRDEKTGKLKDSFFDDKLFGGDFSPTQAKRFFDKYDMLIHQPNTHSGFSATLFKDTKADSKDSEYTLAIRGTEFNLEQIKDLINDYYIGTNNDDLDKVIEQYFDMLIFYEETLKPLMQEKGITKINVVGHSLGGYLTQLFALSYSHIINEVYTYNTSLESKKAA; this is encoded by the coding sequence ATGAACAACAAGCAACAAATCAATAGGTTGAGAGATAATGCGGAATTAGCTTGGGCTGCTTATGGGTATTTCCATTTCGCAAACCCTAATTATGATTTTAATAAAGATGAGATAGATAAAGAGAGGTTAAAGCATTTTAGAGATATTAAAAGAGATGAATTAATAAAGCAAAATCCCAATACCACAGACCAAGAACTACAAAACACTTATCCAACCCACTCTGACATTCTCAATATAGAACACAAATACTTCAGAGATGAAAAAACAGGAAAGCTAAAAGATAGTTTTTTTGATGATAAGTTATTTGGTGGCGACTTCTCTCCAACCCAAGCCAAAAGATTCTTTGATAAATATGATATGCTTATTCATCAACCCAACACCCATTCAGGATTCTCTGCTACGCTTTTTAAAGACACAAAAGCAGATTCTAAAGATTCGGAATACACCCTAGCCATAAGAGGTACAGAATTTAACCTAGAGCAAATCAAAGATTTAATCAATGATTACTACATAGGCACAAATAATGATGATTTGGATAAAGTAATAGAGCAATACTTTGATATGCTAATCTTTTATGAGGAAACTCTAAAGCCTTTAATGCAAGAAAAAGGTATTACAAAGATTAATGTAGTAGGACACTCTTTAGGAGGCTATCTCACTCAACTCTTTGCTTTAAGCTATTCTCATATCATTAATGAAGTTTATACTTATAATACCTCTTTAGAATCTAAGAAAGCAGCCTAA
- a CDS encoding DUF2974 domain-containing protein encodes MTRMQQYMQLVKYAELCWASYSEGLNEGMFGNEERKFGNRNSEIFKERANNNEDNPTYHQALSESQYLIFEKYNVGFSDSQANHFITRFEVLAFSQDNDTGFSATLFYDTEDNEYILAIRGIDIFRINWNLVNAVKSGIKIIRGEVSINYYLSLLRFYDEKVKPIIQDKKLTITGHVFGGYLAQLFALSFPDKVNKVYTFNATGVTQNTTTQYVNVAVNIANEITKQVAFDFSVYDSNLDEFVSIQVDERLKNNVKLDEGLLVCNDKEIQDKIPQYLQREFLEKHFNTYNSQTAKLGASLLFSEIHKAEIGKNIFVKIRLDGFIPHTINTEVFTLNQELSKAVDNLIAYLPNSHKELPPALQQSEIYRIYTIDIADTETIMQQFGNHILPSETIELKLDAVKLITKFDDFKRSGAVKGALKAMKITNVAGWLIILVSIKNIYDELLVQSRITEDSTPMIDCYWCGWEQLMLLR; translated from the coding sequence ATGACAAGAATGCAACAATATATGCAATTAGTCAAATATGCTGAACTCTGTTGGGCGAGTTATAGTGAGGGGCTTAATGAAGGAATGTTTGGGAATGAAGAAAGAAAGTTTGGTAATAGAAATAGTGAAATTTTTAAAGAAAGAGCAAATAACAATGAAGACAATCCCACCTACCACCAAGCCCTTAGTGAATCTCAATATCTTATCTTTGAAAAATACAATGTCGGTTTTAGCGATTCTCAAGCCAATCACTTCATTACACGATTTGAAGTCTTAGCCTTTAGCCAAGATAATGATACAGGGTTTTCTGCTACTTTATTCTATGATACAGAGGATAATGAATATATCCTAGCTATAAGGGGCATTGATATATTTAGGATTAATTGGAATCTTGTGAATGCTGTGAAGTCTGGAATAAAGATTATTCGAGGTGAGGTATCTATCAATTATTATTTAAGTTTGTTGCGATTCTATGATGAAAAGGTAAAGCCCATTATCCAAGATAAAAAACTTACTATCACAGGACATGTATTTGGTGGGTATCTTGCCCAGCTTTTTGCCCTCTCTTTTCCTGATAAAGTTAATAAAGTCTATACCTTTAATGCCACAGGAGTAACACAAAATACCACAACACAATATGTCAATGTGGCTGTTAATATTGCTAATGAAATAACAAAACAAGTTGCCTTTGACTTTAGTGTTTATGATAGCAATCTTGATGAGTTTGTAAGTATTCAAGTTGATGAGAGACTTAAAAATAATGTGAAATTAGATGAAGGACTGCTTGTCTGTAATGATAAAGAAATACAAGACAAGATTCCACAATATCTACAAAGAGAGTTTTTAGAAAAGCACTTTAATACTTATAACTCCCAAACCGCAAAGCTAGGAGCGAGTTTGCTTTTCTCTGAAATCCATAAAGCAGAGATAGGAAAAAATATCTTTGTAAAAATACGCCTTGATGGCTTTATCCCACATACCATTAATACCGAAGTCTTTACGCTTAATCAAGAGTTAAGTAAAGCAGTCGATAATCTCATTGCATATCTACCAAATAGTCATAAAGAACTACCACCTGCTCTACAACAAAGTGAAATTTATAGAATCTACACTATAGATATAGCAGATACAGAAACGATAATGCAACAATTTGGTAATCATATACTCCCTAGTGAAACCATTGAATTAAAGCTTGATGCTGTTAAATTGATAACAAAATTTGATGATTTCAAAAGAAGTGGGGCAGTAAAAGGGGCTTTAAAAGCTATGAAAATAACGAATGTGGCTGGGTGGTTGATTATTTTAGTATCCATAAAAAATATTTATGACGAGCTTTTGGTGCAATCCAGAATTACAGAAGATTCTACCCCTATGATAGATTGCTATTGGTGTGGTTGGGAACAATTAATGTTATTGAGATAA
- a CDS encoding lipase family protein: protein MKNKEMINKLKDNAELAQAAYGYYDLIGKKFGEIANNKYKYREFKDITLIDVMNVEYYNYETQDSTFTNTLKLKGDMTPTQVKNFFEKYELLDYYPKFDTKNNRQKEGFHACLFQDKETKEYTLAIRGSFDSADYTTDFVNLLKDSTIPFEYLHAMILFYESCAKKYPEITKPKSLNIVGHSLGGCLAQIFALCFAKNPDVLATEFNQDSIINEVYTFNAPGAKNLKPHIILDSKQIYEVDESIIKASNPAQAMFAKITKGDPNANTEWWETLANTLTQQQNISLAFQIYFSKIPSSELKPHKIFLHSYIVNAGMAHAILYQVYPISDIFLLAYQTLTHNYNNRNKESYKLSVSDRIFHIESQNKTNEKHHANESIKENATQHLGKDIEGNYFLLNLNFGGLDSHRITSMAKILYFYAYLYEVNESLIDTTSKEVKTEYELHKDEFLKEHNEIDTKEYRECKKALEYCNTIALAVHKILYKREAEKAPKEARENGYYEVKSPPNWLYAIIEQRVFEAQIKTKEAKFLLEKDTSNIIEAILYLQEKGVYIQILKEDVIKGLEAESLLAYLFAIQESSFFVSVDKELNPLIQDSHTATSLIGYITARTQIFCNPNRKADELLIKCYKNETLALYPRATQGMAQ from the coding sequence ATGAAAAACAAAGAAATGATTAACAAACTCAAAGATAATGCGGAATTAGCACAGGCTGCGTATGGGTATTATGATTTGATAGGAAAGAAATTTGGGGAGATTGCCAACAATAAATATAAATATCGGGAATTTAAAGATATAACGCTAATTGATGTAATGAATGTTGAATACTACAACTATGAAACACAAGATAGCACATTTACTAATACCCTCAAACTCAAGGGCGACATGACTCCCACTCAAGTAAAAAACTTTTTTGAAAAATATGAACTTTTAGATTACTATCCAAAATTTGATACAAAAAATAATAGACAAAAAGAAGGCTTTCACGCTTGTTTATTTCAAGATAAAGAAACTAAAGAATATACTTTAGCCATACGAGGAAGCTTTGATTCTGCTGATTACACAACAGACTTTGTGAATCTCCTTAAAGATTCTACTATACCTTTTGAATATCTCCATGCAATGATACTTTTTTATGAATCTTGTGCCAAGAAATATCCAGAGATTACTAAGCCTAAAAGCTTAAATATAGTAGGACACTCTCTAGGTGGTTGTTTGGCTCAAATATTTGCCCTCTGTTTTGCTAAGAATCCTGATGTTTTGGCTACTGAATTCAATCAAGATTCTATCATTAATGAAGTGTATACCTTTAATGCACCTGGTGCGAAGAATCTAAAACCGCATATCATACTAGATTCTAAGCAAATCTATGAAGTTGATGAAAGTATTATTAAGGCTTCTAATCCAGCCCAGGCAATGTTTGCTAAAATTACAAAAGGAGACCCCAATGCAAACACAGAATGGTGGGAAACTCTAGCAAATACACTAACTCAGCAACAAAATATCTCACTAGCATTTCAAATCTATTTTTCTAAGATACCTAGTAGTGAGCTAAAACCACATAAGATATTTTTACATAGTTATATTGTTAATGCAGGTATGGCTCACGCGATACTTTATCAAGTCTATCCTATAAGCGATATTTTTCTGCTTGCCTATCAAACTCTAACCCATAACTACAACAATAGAAATAAAGAGAGCTATAAACTAAGCGTAAGCGATAGAATCTTCCATATAGAATCCCAAAATAAAACTAATGAAAAGCACCACGCTAATGAATCTATCAAAGAAAATGCCACACAGCATTTAGGCAAAGACATAGAGGGAAATTACTTTCTTTTAAATCTCAACTTTGGGGGATTAGATTCACATAGAATCACTTCTATGGCAAAGATTTTATACTTTTATGCTTATCTGTATGAGGTAAATGAATCTCTTATTGACACAACAAGCAAAGAGGTTAAAACAGAATACGAGCTACACAAAGATGAGTTTTTAAAAGAACATAACGAAATAGATACAAAAGAATATAGAGAATGCAAAAAGGCTTTGGAATATTGCAATACCATTGCTTTAGCGGTGCATAAGATTCTCTATAAACGAGAAGCAGAAAAAGCTCCAAAAGAAGCACGAGAAAATGGTTATTATGAAGTAAAAAGCCCACCAAATTGGCTCTATGCTATCATAGAGCAAAGAGTCTTCGAAGCCCAGATAAAAACAAAGGAAGCAAAATTTCTCTTAGAAAAAGATACAAGCAACATCATTGAAGCAATATTGTATTTACAAGAAAAGGGAGTGTATATCCAAATCTTAAAAGAAGATGTAATTAAAGGCTTAGAAGCAGAATCTCTTTTAGCCTATCTTTTTGCTATCCAAGAGAGTTCATTTTTTGTGAGTGTGGATAAAGAGCTTAATCCACTGATACAAGATAGCCACACTGCCACTTCATTAATCGGATATATCACGGCTAGGACACAAATCTTTTGTAATCCAAACCGCAAAGCCGATGAGTTATTAATAAAATGCTATAAAAATGAAACTCTAGCATTATACCCTAGAGCAACACAAGGAATGGCACAATGA